The DNA segment TATATGTGCCGTCTACGTGCACATACAGTACTCACAACACCTACATCTCCCTGATGTCTCTTAGCAACCCGAACAATGAGCTGCCTCTTCTTTTCCGGCGTTAGTTCCTCCTCATCCTCCTCCTCATTGCTACCCTCAATATCGTTTGCTACTGCATTGTACTTTTCCTTATCAGCAGTGCTGATTTTTCTCCAAGCTTGTGCCATCAATTTTGATTTATCTGAGAGAGTCTTCCCTTTGAGATCTAATATAATCGTGCATTTGCTGAATAGTGAGTGAATACACAACTTTATATACGGCATGCATGTCATTAAAATAAACGATCCACCATAAAATCTACGTACCTTGTTGTTTGTGAAACTCTTTACTGAAGACATTAAAGCCAGAGGCCTGCCTTAATTTCCTACGTGTGGACAGCTTTTTAGTTCTAGCACGAGGAACAGTGTCACAATGAGAGCTGGTGTGCCGTTTCTTGTTTATccaatactgcatgtatgcatgtgcgtaTTTAGTTTTGGTAGTGTGTATGTTgctgtacgcacacacacacacacacacacacacacacacacacacacacatgtacacacatgtacacacacacacacacacatgcgcgcacacacgcacgcacacacacacacacacatgcatgcgcgcacacacgcacacacacacacatgcgcacacacacacacacgcacacgcgcacacgcacgcacacacacacacacacacacacacacacacacacacacacacacaggcacgcacgcacgcacgcacgcacgcacgcacgcacgcacgcacgcacgcacacacacacacacacacacacacacactaattaatGATCCCAGACTAAATAATTGGACAAAGCTAAAGCCATCTCATGTGTAACCAATAccgactgcatgtacatgttacaaATACTACTACCAATTAAAGTCCATATAATACTAAGGCAGTGTGTATACACATAACCAATATTGACTGCAATCAATGCTACTACCAagtagtagctacatgtgtcAGGCTACAGCCTAAAAGTAACCAATGCTTGACTACAATCAATACTGCTAGTCTTTACAGCAGGTGATGTGTACAGGGTGAACTGTGAAAATATCTGTACCTTAATTAGCTGCAAGGGctgataaagagaagagggcatgcaactcactattagtTTAATGTGCGAGCAAAACTGCATTCTATAGCTATCtgcacatgtactttacaCAAAATCAGAAGTAGTTTGTACTTTTCCAGTAAATTCCACCGCTCATGCACttacagtttttgctcgcaagctgttgcatgccctcttctatTTATTAACCCTTGATAATAAACTATGTTGACTCTACGATCAATATACTGGTAATTTACTCAACTCTCACGCAAATGCTAGTAGAAAGGCAGAGGTAAAATGCAATTAACTGGTCACGTTACCAAAATTGCTGTCCAAAGCGCAATGCTTACTTGGCAATTTTTTAGGATCTTTTTTGGGCATAAGCAGACGGTAAGAGATGTAGAGAGTatttgtatagctagaaattaattgtatatagGGGCTAGACGAAGTTTAATTacaaatgcatgtatttgatgACAGCTTGTTAGTGACAATGTACATTTTTAACGTATAGGTATCAGATATGGACCGCATACCTAAAAAGAAGTCTAAGGCGTCCAAGGTAAAGCCACAAGCAAGCTCAAGATTCCTTAAAAAGTCGACATAACTGTTACAACTTATCCCGATCTTCAACCTTTCCTAAATATGATTGTGCTAATCCTATACACAATTACTTTCTACATATACAAAATTTAATACTCTCTACATCTCTAAGTGACTGCTTATGTTCAAAAAAGATCCTAAAACAGTTTAGCAGAATGCGCATATATGCCAAGAAAGCATTGCGCTTTCTGCAATTTTGGTCACGTGACGTCAGTCTACAAGGTAACTAACCAGTTGACTATGATCAATACTGTTACTAAGCAacgtacatacagactagccGACTAGCAATGTGCACACAGTGACTAGCCTGACTATATCATACCGACTAGAGCATATCGCATATATAGCACGACCAGACTCAATTTTagagactgcatgtatacatcatCCTGATACCAATGTTGACAGGTCAATCTCACGTTTATAGTATTTAATGTCAAGCCAGTCGCAGTAGCAGCAGCTTGTCGAGCATTCAGAGTGTTCTGTCCACAACTGTGCATCCCTTCTTCAAATTTCCTCACAAGAAATTCTCTCTGGGATATTGTGATCACTGTTCGGGAAGTCATGATTCTACTGATCACTAGCACTACTCTCCACCTTGTACCAACCAGCTGCGTTGTCCAGTCCAGTGagtagtgcagtgcagtgcaaacCCCTTAACcgtgtgcatgtggtatatCTTGAGTTCATAGGTCAAGTGATCTGACTATAACCAGCCTTGACTACATGCAGTGCCAATGCTGACCATAAGACTACTATTAACCAGTGCTGACCCATGCAAATGGGGTGTCCAGggtgggccacgcccaactagctCGGTCATAGTGTCCTAGCATGTAAAGATTGAAGGCCAAAGGTATAGTTatgatgtgcatgcacactaaaatAATGATCTCATAACAGCCATGTGTCATTGTTCATTGCACGAGAGGAGCTAGGCCTAGatatttatatagctataattatgtagcagaGGTACAAGACGACTAGGTATAAGCTTCTATTTTATGTGCTAAGCATTGCCTTATACCTTTCCTAAAGCATAGAGATTACTAAGGACATTGCATGGGTAATTTAGTGTCCGATCAATATCACCTGATGGCAGAACAAAACGTATTTTGCTAGGACAACTTGTCAGGACAATCAAGATGTGTtatgctcctcaaaaatcagacaTAAACCAATGCCTAACACATTTGCTAGATCTACTAAAAATTTACAAAATTCTGTGTATCTCAGAACCTACTAACAGCCTGCACTTCCGCTGGAGCTCAAAAGTTGCACaaggtaatgaagtacttgcacaacaaatttcagatcttaaaactcaaacatataagatagttttttttttttttgcatACAGCAAAGGTAACAGAAAATAGCAAAATAGTAGCTAATTCAAATCAGTTACCTACACAGAAAACAATACACAATAACCTACAACAGAACATGTAAATTACACTTAATTAAACTACAGTAACTGATATTTAAAGAATGCAAGAGAAATAGTTtcatgcctaacatattttccaatgtacacatattctagccattttggaatgatgatgtcatatgatgtaacaggtggtggtccactggaagcgccaatagttgaactttcagtacctgctctcaaattgatccaatcacatttagtttagaagatatacacaaaaacgtaaaaaaacagaagttctactctctttggttgttacACTGTATACTTATTTTAATTGTATTGTCACCTGAGAATAAGCACTGattaaagtctatttgtgttgagtttgaccttcataactttgatgaaattcaaagtttcatataccattggattccttgttaaaaagtgcttctatctatatgctgtagagctaaaagttagccttttccatgtagaagtccctggcatacttgtccaccacatgaagccataattgaccacataacttccgggggtCGAattcaacacaaatagacttcaATCTACCCTATATTGATCGAATATGTATTCCTGAACAGCTATGTGTACGAATATGTATTCAGCCTtctccatgtagaagtcccagctTTATGTGTCCACCACACAAAGCATATTAAATGaggccataattgaccacataacttccggggttgAACTCACCGCAAATAATTAGACTAAAGTCTACCCTATATTGATCGAATATGTATTCCTGAAACAGCTGTATGTGCTGCAAACAAGACTAATTCCAAGTGAGCATTGTAGACACAGGTGGCAGAAAGGTAGTCAGGTGGTTTAGAGATCAACCAACAGAATCATTGGTACATGAGAACAATTCTTCCTGATGCCCGCAATAATCTAATCTAACACTTCCTTTCAAAGCAGCCATTCAAGGTAGTTGCCCTAAAGTGACTCTTTATTTACATTAatgttgtgcatgtgtgactgaGTATCGCCTGTGCAGAGTCTTTCTATTAAAACACTGCCTTTTGAAATGTTGGGTACAGTTCAGGAGCTGTGTGGTTATagttttcaacctccaaaaaaaCAACCTCTGGCTTCGATTAAAAGTGTTTCCTTAAATCAATAAGCACGGTAATCAGAAGATTTAGCCTAATTGGCTGCGTCAGAAAACAGTTTTGTCTTCAAGTAACAATACATTAAGTTAATGCTTGAATATTGTAAGGAAAATTCCCAACTGTATTCCATTTGAGGTGATTGCCAAATAGTGATTCTGTTTGCTTATATTTGTGCATGCTCATATCTATGAGAAGAGTCCCTTTTTAAGATCACATCTCAACAGTATTGTCCCTAGAGTGCTCTTAGGAATACCTTTTAAACCCCTCTAGATACCACATGGTTATTACAGAACATTCCTCTTTTAAAACAACTTTTTTCCTTACAATGGTATACGTTCATTAAAAGTATAAAGGGCTCCTCTAACTGATAGCTAGTTTGTGTTCCCATACATACACATTGCAGTCGTTTAGTCCTGATGGTTGATGGCTGGTCACCTCCTCGATCCATGGACTGGTCAGTCAGGACCTGGGACCTGCCCACTGGAAGGTGAGGACACTCTGTTCTGCGTATGTGCATTATCTCGATCATAACCTGATACGTAGTTAGGGTTTGTGCTTACTTGCTATTCATTGAGTACTTGTGACCATGCAATGTCATTAGTTTGACTCATGCAATTCGTGGATAATGTTTATATACTACGAAATTTGTCACAATTTTCTATTGGTTGCTATGGATTTCTGCATGAAGTACTTTCAGTATACTTTCAGTATCGAAAATGTTTTTTTTAAGGCGTGCATTCTCTTTGACTCAACATTCCTTTTTAGATTCAGAATAATTGACGGCCACCAGCATAGCTCTCTCTCCGTCAGGTGACTTTCTGGCAACCACCCACAAGAAACGAAAATGAACTAACAATGGACAAAGTTTTCAAGAAAGTAACTCTATCCATGCTATCAAAGTCCAGATGGTCTAATCTACAAAACATCAAGCAACGGAACAAACCAATGGAGCCAGCAAAAACTCTGAAATTGGCACCGCTTTCCCTCCCCACTCTCCCTGGCCTGCAGCCGAAGTTCCTCCCCTCTGAGGAGGTAGTGACATTCCCGGTTACCGCAGTGGGTGGGGGTCCAAGATTCTCAACCTAGGGGAGCTCAATCCACTCTCAGAATTTCAGAAGTGCCTTCAACAATGTGCTGGTAGAAACCAATGTGAGTACAGTGATTGTTATAAGACTTGCATGTGCAAGCAGTGTTTACTTCAAGGTTAATTATTGAATGGGCAGAGATTCGTAGATCCTAATGAAGGGAGTCTATATATAGGACCTCCTCCCATTGCAGCAATACCAGGACGTAAGCAGAGTATGATCTTATTAGgttttattataatattatagttctGAGTAATCGCAAGAGCGTGTACACGTGACATGTACAAGCTtcattaaaaccacttgcgagtaattatAAACGCTATGAATAACGATTTCACAACTTAagaataccagcaaaatggcAGACAAATCTACCCTTGCAGCAATTTTAATTTCCTTGGATATTATAGCCATGTAATGATTTCGATGCTACCTGACTATGTATAAtgaaacacaataataattattacagtacCCTTGTTATCTTGACAATTGGATACAGCATACTCTCCGTGTATATATCTACTttcaacaattaattttgatttCCGTGGATATAGCCATGTAATGATGTTGACCATTAATTGTAAAGCAACAATTGCTTTCCGTATATAGGCTTGGTTTTCACCGCCCTTGCTATACATGACCATGGCCAACGAGTAATTATGTGGAATGTTTTCTGTGGTGATGAAcctgagtgcatgtgtgtaggtgtAGCTAGTTATGAATATTTCATTGCCACACATGCAGCTCTCTTAAAGCCtgagtgtgtgtaggtgtagcTAGTCAGTCATGAATGTTTCATTGCCACACGTGCAGCtcttaattgcatgcatagacCATATAAGTATGATTATGGTTAAGAGTGATTTCCTTGGGTATTTTCCTATTATAGTCTATTTCCTAACAAATACCGtagagggtaatttttgtggggcaaatattcgtggttttcatttgaatgtctgaccacaatatttacccacaaatgaagccaCCCTGcagacaaaatattcgtggctCGGGAATCATTGGGTGTATGCATCATGTGATGGCTATTCTGCATGCTGTATAAATGTCACAGCTAGCAAATAGAACACAGTAATTTAATATCTCTACGTAAGTACACGCTATATAGGCCTAAAAGTAGTGTGACCCCgcaatcatcatcatcattatgGCTACCAAAAAAGACCACAAAATTTCAAAAGCAGACTCCAAAAAGCCAATAGCAGTTAGAGTCCACCCTATCAATGTAGGGCAAGGAGATGCAATATTACTGGAGGTTAAATATGATAAAGGTAATTAAGTGATTGCATGATTGTgtcttatacatgtaaaatttTGTGATTCTTACATAAATTTACAGTTTATCGAGATTTACAATAAGCTATCGTAAAAGAAGTGTGTTATTAATggaggtgcatgcatgtgcatgagcACTCCCGGTTACGGTAAatagtttgctcatgaatattcatgattttcttataatgatttttgtgaactataaatgccatgagAGAAGTTTGAAAcacatacatgataaatatattggtgtatcatcctgtatgacaagtatcagtCTTCAAAACGTtttccagtggaagctctgagcgatcatcaagttactagaaacaacataaactagtagtcattttaaacttccaaaaacacttctagctctgtgttcttgctcttatatgatgcttcttaccattctggagagcgggtcgaagcgtttttttctttccaggccaagaaactctcacaaaataataatatgtagaccaactccacttaaaatggcggccagagccaaggaaaacagcctcttgtgagctttcagtagccttttttcgaaatatctcttcgacccgcgccgccctgcatatagtgaagctacagtagactgtacctaagctttatagtaaaaatgtctattcgagccatgaaatgactactgcgtttcagctgtacttccagctcattctagctggaaaagatcactagatcaagctcatgaataattaatgagcaaacggttgaccCTAACCTTAAGAGTTGGCTTTATGATTGCTGGATTCCAATTTTAGCTCTCGTGttttcatgcacatgcagggtCATCCAAAAAGTGGCTGATCGATGGTGGCCGAGGACAAAAATCAACATTTTCTAACCTGATAACAGCTCTGGACGAGAACGATTGCATATCAATATCGACAGATGGCACCTATCAACAGATAAAGCTTGAATCGATTGTCAATACTCATCCAGATGCCGACCATTATGGAGGAATTAATGCACTTTTAGGTACTGGAAACGAAGAAATTAGAAAGTTGGGTGAAAAGTTCACTGTCTGCTGTCCCATCATAACCACCAAGGCTGCAAGTTTGTATGTGACAGATGAAATACCTGGTAATGAAACCACGTATGAGTGGTATCACGATCACGATGCAGGTGATTGCCCTCATTTCTGGTTTCCGAAGGAACGAGGACTAGTATTAGAAAATCTACATCAACAATCGACTGtagaaataaaaaaaaatgatGATAAGCGAGATTGTAACGAAACAAGTGTTTTGACAACTGTGCAGATACCGGGAAGCACATACGATTACGATGTGGTGTTGACTGGCGACTCAAATGGTGAGATCATCCTTGACACACTCAAACTAAAGTCTGAAAAAGACAAGCTGCGTAAGACCGTTGGTGTTTTCCAAGTGCCTCATCACGGAAGCAAGAacaacagtacatgtactacaaaaGGAGAAGGTTCTTACCTGAGTTGTCATACATTTTACATGGAATTTGATGCAGACATCTACTTAATCAGTCATGGCAATCACAGAGGCTACGATCATCCGCATAGTGAAGTTATCACAGGCATTCTCTCTGCAGCTGTCAAGAAAGAACAGCATTGTAAAATAGTAGTCACAGCAACACGGTTTAATGGAACCAAAATCATTGAGGATGATACCGTAAGCAACTGGAGGTATTATGTTGATATCTACAATTTTCCACCGTATGTCACCCTGGATCCAAACGATGTGAAACCGCCTGAGGGTTTAAAGCTGTATAACAAAAAGGTACACACTTAATTCATTTCAGAGTAAAGAAATTTAATATAAGTATACTATTATAATATAGTAGTCTAGTAGAAAACAGACTTTAAGGTAGAGTTATAtctatgcctcggtgcacatgcgcaagcgaggtatacagtagtgtgcctgtgtgtgtcgactgctacagatgctcaaggtCAATGCAGTGCAAAGTATAGGTCATGTTTTTTATTCTTTATTCGTgtatttgcaaaataatgcttcgttctcgagttacgtTTACTTTGGAATACCTTTTtagaagagtgcatagcaaaactATTTCacggagtgttgctactccttagctattggtagctgcaagagtgagaagagagctgcaacgctctgctgatgcagacatacattttagacttgaacttttggcattgatcgtttttaacaacaatcatcgtcaatcattacccactcctgtgattctggattctgcctgctaGTCTaatgaattagccgcccttccatGGGAGATtctctgcctgcatgcagcaatgcaaaatgttcatcatgatagtACTCGCTAATCCAAATAGAgcgggaccagaccccatccgaatacatgacatttccggattaacagatgccattaattgattatgaatatcattaacgaagacacttttgtacatgtattatgatattactgtggccagaagggaagctgctagctagaatagtctttatctTAACTTTCTTcccaatacatgtacagtgagtcttgtgagctctctcttcgttttctttacAGTGAccattgtcttgagcagtttattaTTGCTGATGATTCAACTAAGCAAtttacattgcgcatgcgcagaactctattctactgacagcccctcctctttttcagttttccattttgtccggatttgcgaggtttcagATTAAAGGGGTccagattagcgaggttctactgtagtagctttggcatctccactgaggcatcagcatccgcggtgctttcatttaacTATAAACTCGAGGTCAAACTCTAGACTTTAGGTGCCATAGAGCAGGTTTACCCGAGGCGCATGTGGGCGGCCACAGGTATAGCAGTCCGTTATTTGCTATATCTGAGTCTGCATCGATAGCCTCTACAcaagttattatgcctcggtgcgcatgtgctCGCttaagcgaggtatacggtatagcatcaggagtacatgaagggTACGTAACTACTATATACAGCCCATACAAACGTGTTGTTGTCTGACTCGTCATACGAAGGGTGTATGAAGAGAaaagggcatgcaactacaatttATATTGCACGTGCATTTTATACTTTGACAGCCTTTATTCCCTAGTGGgcggttggctaaatatagcatatcctgctgactcatcaataatacgacgcatacacagtatacattgtgagttgcatgtaCTATGTGTGTAAACGCCCACATCTCAAGTGGCTGTACAACCGCACTCAAAACCCAAAAAACAGTGTggttacttacatgtattatatgcaAGCACATGGTAGAATTTCTGATTGTAGCCTGCCTGCCATACATGGTAATGTCATATTTACATGAAGTGATCTCAGAGGAGGTAGAAAAACAGGTCTCATTTGGTCGCTAATGAGGTATCGTACAAGTATCTTGATCGCCGTTTTTGCACATGATATTCACAGCCATGTGGCTCGATGTTAGAAGTGGTTACAAGCGAATTAGAAGTAAACAGTCTTCAACAGAGTTAGCTAGAGACTAGTCAGCTCTAAGCACTAACAGTGGGGCCAAACGCTAGTTGTTTGCTCAAAGTCAGTTTCAAAGTGTGCCTACTGGACGGTTTTTTTCTGAGGTTGTTGTTGCGTTTGGCCTGTTAGAGATATACAATCTCTCTTCTGAGACATAGATATTGTAGACTCAGCCAAAACtaatctctagctagctctgttgGAGACGGTTCACTTTTAATTCGCTTGTAATCACTTATAACATAGAGCCACATGGCTGTC comes from the Halichondria panicea chromosome 4, odHalPani1.1, whole genome shotgun sequence genome and includes:
- the LOC135334495 gene encoding uncharacterized protein LOC135334495 isoform X2; translation: MATKKDHKISKADSKKPIAVRVHPINVGQGDAILLEVKYDKGSSKKWLIDGGRGQKSTFSNLITALDENDCISISTDGTYQQIKLESIVNTHPDADHYGGINALLGTGNEEIRKLGEKFTVCCPIITTKAASLYVTDEIPGNETTYEWYHDHDAGDCPHFWFPKERGLVLENLHQQSTVEIKKNDDKRDCNETSVLTTVQIPGSTYDYDVVLTGDSNGEIILDTLKLKSEKDKLRKTVGVFQVPHHGSKNNSTCTTKGEGSYLSCHTFYMEFDADIYLISHGNHRGYDHPHSEVITGILSAAVKKEQHCKIVVTATRFNGTKIIEDDTVSNWRYYVDIYNFPPYVTLDPNDVKPPEGLKLYNKKVPAPSLEEKLAKNNLQRREVIDHDGNSFFKAVSKALEHKQNSPTELRKRLVKHLKTNSKLYYSRLGATSMKEYKTLCSLDGPLSSNIEKILPEAMAQTLRMQIKVIPANPKQEDKFYGTEPAIQLLHDIDHYDYVLPITSPGDTINKSDALPLRTTETPLKRKESPASANGTLSRRKLVLPAAGTRPGQPKRV
- the LOC135334495 gene encoding uncharacterized protein LOC135334495 isoform X1 gives rise to the protein MATKKDHKISKADSKKPIAVRVHPINVGQGDAILLEVKYDKGSSKKWLIDGGRGQKSTFSNLITALDENDCISISTDGTYQQIKLESIVNTHPDADHYGGINALLGTGNEEIRKLGEKFTVCCPIITTKAASLYVTDEIPGNETTYEWYHDHDAGDCPHFWFPKERGLVLENLHQQSTVEIKKNDDKRDCNETSVLTTVQIPGSTYDYDVVLTGDSNGEIILDTLKLKSEKDKLRKTVGVFQVPHHGSKNNSTCTTKGEGSYLSCHTFYMEFDADIYLISHGNHRGYDHPHSEVITGILSAAVKKEQHCKIVVTATRFNGTKIIEDDTVSNWRYYVDIYNFPPYVTLDPNDVKPPEGLKLYNKKVPAPSLEEKLAKNNLQRREVIDHDGNSFFKAVSKALEHKQNSPTELRKRLVKHLKTNSKLYYSRLGATSMKEYKTLCSLDGPLSSNIEKILPEAMAQTLRMQIKVIPANPKQEDKFYGTEPAIQLLHDIDHYDYVLPITSPGDTINKSDALPLRTTETPLKRKESPASANGTLSRRKLVLPAAGTSKICNICKKSATPKTTWYDCKNPKCPVNTHTTCEEKSRKKKEATSPYCKYCRTKKTK
- the LOC135335569 gene encoding uncharacterized protein LOC135335569 isoform X1, encoding MTSRTVITISQREFLVRKFEEGMHSCGQNTLNARQAAATATGLTLNTINYWINKKRHTSSHCDTVPRARTKKLSTRRKLRQASGFNVFSKEFHKQQDLKGKTLSDKSKLMAQAWRKISTADKEKYNAVANDIEGSNEEEDEEELTPEKKRQLIVRVAKRHQGDVGVANLLQSLGCEMATMMFVDKKVLSVGTTDGKKFLQSHPAILSSFSSYTFCMMTCPRNNLLPQPLQPRQVQPVSTQIPAHSMLPQLTQTQSTPPHLLHPKLLFPL
- the LOC135335569 gene encoding uncharacterized protein LOC135335569 isoform X2 yields the protein MTSRTVITISQREFLVRKFEEGMHSCGQNTLNARQAAATATGLTLNTINYWINKKRHTSSHCDTVPRARTKKLSTRRKLRQASGFNVFSKEFHKQQDLKGKTLSDKSKLMAQAWRKISTADKEKYNAVANDIEGSNEEEDEEELTPEKKRQLIVRVAKRHQGDANLLQSLGCEMATMMFVDKKVLSVGTTDGKKFLQSHPAILSSFSSYTFCMMTCPRNNLLPQPLQPRQVQPVSTQIPAHSMLPQLTQTQSTPPHLLHPKLLFPL